The following proteins come from a genomic window of Penaeus monodon isolate SGIC_2016 chromosome 22, NSTDA_Pmon_1, whole genome shotgun sequence:
- the LOC119587402 gene encoding protein FAM200B-like, translated as MRSESSLVRVTKFSSVTFVPRERKNRHREHLSDTYSYTERLNKMDRFIIKHASVQSSSTCAPDKYTQANEPGSIKTEAASTSASEPPPKKKVKSSTRQYSDEFLKYGFVKCEQEKGEPRPQCVICSEVLANESLKPSKLKRHLETKHPSLATKPVDYFQRRKEQMKMSVKVLNAATTLNDKAQLASYLVSYRIAKEKVPYTCGGKTYSTILRGYSEHDARWKTAGEFAIQLDESTDISNCAVLLVYVRYVHEDDFLEDMLCYLTLPTHSSGFEIYRVLNDCIVGKYKLKWANCKGITTDEAAIMTGKKSGVVTKISEAAGIPDNLRGVLNDVVKVINTIKGSALNSRLFELLCLEMGADQSHLIFHTEVRWLSRGRILTRLNLKLQGKETDVFRHCEEVEAFKKSIMLWQARLAVDQPLHYMFPILLQHIEQHNNTSEETMKKLKCDIQLHLHSLSSSFEQYFPEEYLKNIRDNHWVKDPFAFEKPEVVLGLNLTPDEEKELHLTSDTSLRIRMRSSPLSSFWISVSKEYPHLSKKSILLLIPFTTTYLCEAGFSTLTKLKSNERNRLTPTADMRVALSSCKPDWNKITKDKQAHQSH; from the exons ATGCGTTCAGAATCTTCACTCGTCAGAGTCACGAAATTTTCATCAGTTACGTTTGTACCGCGGGAGCGTAAAAATAGACACAGAGAACACCTCAGTGACACATACAGTTATACCGAACGCTTAAACAAAATGGATCGTTTTATTATAAAACACGCCTCTGTTCAGTCGTCAAGTACGTGTGCACCTGATAAATATACACAGGCCAACGAGCCTGGCTCGATCAAAACAGAGGCCGCATCTACATCAGCTTCTGAACCGCCTCCCAAGAAGAAAGTCAAGTCATCGACAAGGCAGTACAGTGACGAGTTTCTGAAGTATGGCTTCGTCAAGTGTGAACAGGAAAAGGGAGAACCAAGGCCTCAGTGTGTGATTTGCAGTGAAGTTCTCGCAAATGAGAGTTTAAAGCCATCAAAATTAAAGAGACATCTCGAAACCAAGCATCCTAGTCTGGCTACAAAACCAGTTGACTATTTCCAGAGAAGAAAGGAACAAATGAAGATGTCAGTGAAAGTTCTAAATGCAGCAACCACTCTTAATGACAAAGCACAATTAGCATCATATTTAGTTTCATATCGCATTGCAAAAGAGAAAGTACCATACACATGTGGTGGGAAAACTTATTCTACCATCTTGCGTGGATATAGTGAGCACGATGCTCGATGGAAA ACTGCTGGAGAATTTGCTATTCAGCTGGACGAAAGTACTGATATATCTAACTGTGCAGTGCTCCTGGTGTACGTCAGATACGTACATGAAGATGACTTTTTGGAAGATATGCTTTGCTACTTAACCTTACCTACTCATTCATCAGGATTTGAGATATACAGAGTGCTGAATGACTGCATAGTTGGAAAATACAAGCTGAAATGGGCCAATTGCAAAGGAATTACAACCGATGAAGCAGCAATTATGACTGGGAAAAAGAGCGGTGTTGTGACAAAAATATCAGAAGCAGCCG GTATCCCAGACAATCTCAGAGGTGTTTTGAATGACGTTGTGAAAGTTATCAACACAATCAAAGGAAGTGCACTTAACAGTCGGTTGTTTGAACTCTTGTGCCTGGAGATGGGAGCTGATCAATCACACCTTATTTTCCATACGGAAGTTCGATGGCTCTCCCGCGGGAGAATTCTAACAAGG CTTAATCTAAAACTGCAAGGGAAAGAAACTGATGTATTCCGACACTGTGAGGAAGTAGAAGCATTTAAGAAGTCAATAATGCTGTGGCAAGCAAGGCTTGCTGTTGATCAACCTCTTCACTATATGTTCCCAATACTTTTGCAGCATATTGAACAACATAATAACACCAGTGAAGAAACCATGAAGAAATTGAAATGTGATATACAGCTGCACCTCCATTCTTTGTCAAGCAGTTTTGAACAGTATTTTCCTGAAGAATACCTTAAGAATATAAGAGACAACCATTGGGTGAAGGACCCTTTTGCATTTGAAAAACCAGAAGTTGTTTTAGGGCTAAACCTTACACCTGATGAAGAAAAGGAACTTCATCTGACAAGTGATACATCATTAAGAATCAGGATGCGGTCATCACCTCTGTCATCATTCTGGATAAGTGTTTCCAAGGAATATCCACATCTAAGTAAGAAAAGTATTTTACTTTTGATCCCCTTTACAACTACATACTTGTGTGAAGCTGGATTCTCAACCTTGACAAAACTAAAAAGCAATGAAAGAAATCGACTCACTCCTACAGCCGACATGCGTGTGGCGTTATCCTCCTGCAAGCCAGACTGGAATAAGATAACGAAAGACAAGCAGGCACACCAGTCACACTGA